Proteins encoded by one window of Channa argus isolate prfri chromosome 1, Channa argus male v1.0, whole genome shotgun sequence:
- the ppp1r18 gene encoding uncharacterized protein ppp1r18, protein MSISSLPEWKQLLLEKKRREEEERGRREKEEEEKLASMPAWKRGIIQRRKAKQETLGDREKEREMCLLQVDIRSNSDGLSDTDSSVTINLGSDLSISPDPGQWLDADPKPQSQVSVETIVPLHENPFIRTQSAWRKGKDAEVGSDAQVSEREKEKPSPRGQDVESGIGRDIELKIERFRDLSEGREKDRSRDRSQGRERENSKEIWEKDINQWKESGKDTTKEREFPRVTKDEEEKETDPPSVCFSPVMPCLQTIRADNIIIIEQDRKGSDERRSRWKEVEREKPEEDHQGKRGMKMDLREILAGGGSVTEIRASEVLIIKPPLSPEERNTGTKGREDVEMKCIMDVRRESMGRELRKDMSWLREKEKETVRDKERPWGQATVIKEDRKDSLDDNVFLEKGGRVSQLVSKFGEHPKPPSRSKSSDNFLQPRGRKYSGDQDDQQSEERKADGRNLLMKGVPKRSFSFSDRVISAEENGLDDEGNFERKTRQRIHSDKSVALWGNVEGLGKVRLRYTESLDKDRFGKHRDVFAKYKEEKEVNVQKRNETDKYISIQHRGEGREVEPVDKREKPADADGDEGFTVASVKNTERILFARRVPIRQDGKVRAEREVKRLAGEKTLEREPSIEKDSEAGQTEAKFCNNVPDFYEEDGFERVIPAEARQNLITATSGDTVSPCHTAESQNKHESAFTECSGLLCTVTDRARGSRGPCPTHSVLSQDTEELISKIEKIGDTTVYSNEKGQRVYRGAYETITPECKQEGTYSEVSSDSLCHDLTARSPKRITPMGIPPLEIQIPRTVFYVAEEVVERKKAPNESTEGQNWEGGQVVERRDSWRVGKPLSRIESLQKKIRQREVERLRQRLTQDGDGREVEEISDTAVPAAAGDRYDEGGTEIEKEWEAATHMRKKLVEAERVQEDTLAQTSTAEFDVTQEVSVLKTCTQLPVAVTNLQAVIGEEVTSGYATAASEDISSGFQISEDENDPLKHAEEELKFHRDGHESREEEREEENKELLEEEVEFTSPVDLSKSLSPSPPHPNSLTAMSRIYNLETVGSRSGLCMRQRNVDISPVHLTKVKPLISNAQQGDSNAFTGDDFCGVQAIQRQIEQFQLKEQEALKSCSSPNTSLKDGGTKGQPSPKGVLKQQVKDDVKTQEKDQETTESNSKMSPKRICSPTNQLKQTITVTSLHLRSQPQDNSLKSTDCAPTPASSPSSPSPAPSPSVSPSPTPSPVPFSIRSASGGQVKRGATITITPKKPAAAHGAKAGSTTGSKSAGSTPPKVPSPSQQTQTPPTTPTTPTAADPGKKRYPTVEEIEVIGGYQNLEKSCLVKDRVTPKKVKVCFDEEQLEQVCEYPSETSMLASYPYPQDLGKMESLQGEEAQEEEDEVEAPAVVSKSTRNVMPSRGPRVSQCHPLLKKHSV, encoded by the exons ATGTCTATCTCCTCTCTGCCGGAATGGAAGCAACTCCTGCTGGAGAAAAAGAGacgagaggaggaggagcgagggaggagagaaaaagaggaggaagagaaactTGCCAGTATGCCAGCCTGGAAGCGAGGGATCATCCAGCGGCGAAAAGCGAAACAGGAGACTTTGGGTGAcagggagaaggaaagagagatgtGTCTGTTGCAGGTGGACATCAGGTCAAATTCTGATGGTCTGAGTGACACAGACAGCTCTGTAACTATCAATTTGGGAAGTGATCTGTCGATCAGCCCAGATCCGGGGCAATGGCTTGATGCAGACCCCAAACCTCAGAGTCAGGTTTCAGTGGAAACTATAGTTCCACTCCATGAAAACCCATTTATTCGCACACAGAGTGCATGGAGGAAGGGCAAGGATGCAGAGGTAGGGAGCGATGCACAGGttagcgagagagagaaagagaaacctAGCCCCAGGGGTCAAGATGTAGAGTCAGGAATAGGAAGAGATATAGAGCTGAAAATAGAAAGGTTTAGAGATTTAAGTGAGGGACGGGAAAAAGACAGAAGCAGGGACAGGAGtcaaggaagagagagagagaatagcAAGGAGATATGGGAAAAAGATATAAACCAATGGAAAGAGTCAGGTAAAGATACAACAAAGGAGAGAGAATTCCCGAGAGTTACAaaagatgaggaggaaaaagaaacagatccACCCTCCGTTTGTTTTTCTCCCGTTATGCCATGTCTGCAGACCATACGAGCCGACAACATTATCATCATTGAACAGGACAGGAAAGGCAGCGATGAGAGAAGGAGTAGGTGGAAGGAGGTGGAGAGGGAGAAACCTGAGGAGGACCACCAGGGGAAAAGAGGGATGAAAATGGATCTAAGGGAGATCCTGGCTGGAGGAGGGAGTGTCACAGAGATCCGAGCCTCTGAGGTTCTCATTATAAAGCCCCCTTTAAGCCCAGAAGAGAGAAATACAGGAACCAAAGGGAGAGAGGACGTAGAGATGAAGTGCATCATGGATGTAAGGAGGGAGAGTATGGGCAGGGAGTTAAGAAAAGACATGTCCTggctgagagaaaaagaaaaagagactgTTAGGGACAAAGAAAGACCTTGGGGCCAGGCAACAGTTATTAAAGAAGACAGAAAGGATAGCTTGGATGATAATGTTTTTCTCGAGAAGGGAGGGAGGGTCAGTCAGCTGGTGAGTAAATTTGGAGAGCACCCCAAGCCTCCATCTCGATCCAAAAGCTCTGATAATTTCCTCCAGCCCAGGGGGAGAAAATACTCAGGAGATCAAGATGACCAGCAGTCTGAGGAGAGGAAGGCAGATGGTAGGAATCTGCTGATGAAAGGCGTGCCTAAACGCTCATTTAGTTTCTCTGATCGAGTCATCTCTGCTGAGGAGAATGGTTTAGATGACGAGGGGAATTTTGAGAGGAAAACTCGCCAGAGGATACATTCAGACAAGAGTGTGGCACTGTGGGGGAATGTAGAAGGATTGGGGAAGGTTAGACTGAGATACACGGAGAGTTTAGATAAAGACAGGTTTGGAAAGCATAGAGATGTATTTGCAAAATATAAGGAAGAAAAGGAGGTGAATGTGCAGAAGAGGAATGAGACAGATAAGTACATCTCAATCCAACACAGGGGGGAAGGTAGGGAAGTCGAGCCTGTTGACAAGAGAGAGAAGCCTGCTGATGCAGATGGAGACGAGGGGTTTACAGTTGCATctgtaaaaaacacagaaagaataTTGTTTGCTAGAAGAGTACCAATCAGGCAGGATGGGAAAGTAAGAGCTGAAAGAGAGGTGAAGAGACTGGCAGGGGAAAAAACTTTGGAAAGGGAGCCGAGCATAGAGAAGGACTCAGAAGCAGGACAGACTGAGGCAAAGTTTTGCAACAACGTGCCTGATTTTTACGAGGAAGATGGATTTGAAAGAGTGATCCCAGCTGAAGCTAGGCAGAATTTAATCACAGCTACATCAGGAGACACAGTCAGTCCTTGTCACACTGCTGAGAGCCAGAACAAGCACGAATCAGCATTCACAGAGTGCTCTGGCCTACTCTGTACAGTCACAGACAGGGCTAGAGGGTCTCGAGGACCCTGCCCGACACACTCTGTTTTATCCCAGGACACAGAGGAGCTTATAAGTAAAATTGAGAAAATAGGAGACACAACTGTTTATAGTAACGAAAAGGGACAAAGGGTTTATAGAGGGGCTTATGAAACAATAACCCCAGAGTGCAAACAGGAAGGAACTTACAGCGAGGTCAGCTCAGACAGTCTCTGTCATGATTTAACGGCCAGATCCCCAAAAAGGATCACCCCGATGGGGATCCCACCCCTTGAAATTCAAATCCCCAGGactgtgttttatgttgcagaagaagtggtggagagaaaaaaggccCCAAATGAAAGCACTGAGGGGCAAAATTGGGAAGGAGGGCAGGTAGTCGAAAGGAGGGATAGCTGGCGGGTCGGAAAACCCTTAAGCCGCATCGAGTCCctgcaaaagaaaattagaCAGAGGGAGGTGGAGAGACTGAGACAAAGGCTGACACAGGATGGAGATGGAAGAGAAGTTGAAGAGATTAGTGACACTGCTGTCCCTGCTGCAGCTGGCGACAGGTACGACGAGGGGGGAACTGAAATTGAGAAAGAGTGGGAAGCTGCAACTCATATGCGGAAGAAACTTGTCGAAGCAGAGAGGGTACAGGAAGATACACTAGCGCAGACATCCACTGCTGAATTTGACGTCACCCAGGAAGTCAGCGTGTTGAAAACCTGCACTCAACTTCCTGTTGCTGTCACAAACTTACAAGCTGTCATAGGAGAGGAAGTTACAAGTGGGTATGCCACTGCTGCCTCCGAAGATATCTCTAGCGGCTTCCAGATATCTGAGGATGAGAACGACCCGCTGAAACATGCGGAAGAAGAGCTGAAGTTCCACAGGGACGGACACgagagcagagaagaagaaagagaggaagagaacaaGGAGCTTTTAGAGGAAGAGGTAGAGTTTACATCGCCTGTTGACCTTTCAAAATCTCTTTCCCCTTCTCCGCCTCATCCCAACTCCCTCACAGCCATGAGCCGGATCTATAACTTGGAAACTGTGGGTTCAAGGTCAGGTTTGTGTATGAGGCAGAGGAATGTTGACATTTCACCTGTGCACCTTACTAAAGTGAAGCCACTCATATCAAATGCACAGCAGGGAGACAGCAATGCATTTACAGGCGATGACTTTTGTGGGGTTCAGGCTATACAGCGACAGATTGAGCAGTTTCAGCTGAAAGAGCAGGAAGCCCTGAAGTCCTGTTCATCACCAAATACTTCTCTTAAGGACGGAGGGACAAAAGGACAGCCAAGCCCCAAAGGAGTGTTAAAGCAACAGGTAAAGGACGATGTCAAGACCCAGGAGAAGGATCAAGAAACAACAGAATCAAACTCTAAAATGTCCCCTAAGCGTATTTGTTCTCCAACAAATCAGCTCAAACAAACTATCACCGTTACCTCCTTACATCTCAGGAGCCAACCCCAAGACAATTCTCTGAAATCTACCGACTGTGCCCCTACCCCAGCCTCCTCTCCAAGTTCCCCATCTCCTGCTCCGTCACCCAGTGTCTCTCCATCCCCAACTCCATCACCTGTCCCCTTCTCCATCAGGAGTGCTTCTGGGGGCCAAGTGAAGAGAGGCGCCACCATCACAATCACCCCAAAAAAGCCTGCTGCTGCACATGGAGCAAAAGCTGGATCCACCACGGGATCTAAATCAGCAGGGTCAACACCACCAAAGGTGCCATCACCATCACAGCAGACCCAGACGCCCCCCACGACCCCAACAACCCCTACTGCAGCAGACCCTGGAAAGAAGAGGTACCCCACTGTGGAGGAGATAGAGGTGATTGGTGGATATCAGAATCTGGAGAAGTCTTGTCTGGTCAAGGACAGAGTGACGCCAAAAAAA GTGAAGGTGTGTTTCGATGAGGAGCAGCTGGAGCAGGTGTGCGAGTACCCGTCAGAGACCTCCATGCTGGCGAGTTACCCCTACCCTCAAGACCTGGGAAAGATGGAGAGCCTGCAGGGAGAGGAGgcacaggaggaggaagatgaagtgGAGGCACCAGCAGTCGTGTCTAAAAGCACAAGAAATGTGATGCCATCACGGGGTCCAAGAGTGAGTCAGTGTCACCCCCTTCTCAAAAAACATAGCgtgtaa
- the nrm gene encoding nurim isoform X2, translated as MRLLISGSWVRAPRWANSIPWSVALQDRSVLRSLAVDLGLLALFTAQHSLLAWSPVKQALQSVLGALNRTVYCFTTALALQILIHYWQPVTGAPCLWSVRHAPWSIWFPVICFTLHFLCWAIICSILMIFDYPELMGIKQVYYECLGLGDPLCHKSPRAQRFLSHLRHPVCLELCVVLWLLPTLSLDRLLLAGTLSTYLALAHSLDKQDLAYLCVQLNSKVQLFAEPCWGGLDATSADNSNYKDN; from the exons atgagactcttaatctcagggtcgtgggttcgagccccacgttgggcga ACTCCATACCGTGGTCAGTGGCCCTGCAGGACAGATCGGTCCTCAGGTCTCTTGCTGTGGACCTTGGGCTGCTGGCTCTCTTCACCGCACAGCACAGTCTGCTCGCCTGGTCACCCGTCAAACAGGCCCTCCAGTCAGTGCTGGGGGCCCTGAACAGGACTGTGTACTGCTTCACTACTGCACTGGCACTACAG ATCTTGATACACTACTGGCAGCCTGTGACTGGTGCACCTTGTCTGTGGTCAGTGCGTCATGCACCCTGGAGTATCTGGTTCCCTGTGATCTGCTTCACTCTTCACTTCCTCTGCTGGGCAATCATCTGTAGCATCCTCATGATCTTTGATTATCCAGAACTTATGGGCATTAAGCAG GTGTATTACGAGTGTCTGGGTTTAGGTGACCCTCTGTGTCACAAGTCACCCCGTGCACAGCGCTTTCTCTCTCACCTCCGCCACCCGGTGTGCCTGGAGCTGTGCGTGGTGCTGTGGCTCCTCCCGACCTTGTCCCTGGACAGGCTCCTGCTGGCGGGGACTCTGTCGACCTATCTGGCCCTGGCACACTCTCTGGACAAACAGGATTTAGCCTATCTCTGTGTCCAGCTTAACAGCAAGGTGCAGCTCTTTGCAGAACCATGCTGGGGCGGCCTTGACGCAACCAGTGCGGACAACAGTAACTACAAGGACAATTAA
- the nrm gene encoding nurim isoform X1, which produces MASVTARSCALWTVSLLNFAFVFVSGADFIRFISFRAIYHNITGETTLCQDSIPWSVALQDRSVLRSLAVDLGLLALFTAQHSLLAWSPVKQALQSVLGALNRTVYCFTTALALQILIHYWQPVTGAPCLWSVRHAPWSIWFPVICFTLHFLCWAIICSILMIFDYPELMGIKQVYYECLGLGDPLCHKSPRAQRFLSHLRHPVCLELCVVLWLLPTLSLDRLLLAGTLSTYLALAHSLDKQDLAYLCVQLNSKVQLFAEPCWGGLDATSADNSNYKDN; this is translated from the exons ATGGCGTCGGTCACGGCTCGCAGCTGCGCCCTCTGGACGGTGTCTCTGCTAAACTTTGCGTTTGTTTTCGTTTCCGGTGCGGACTTTATTCGGTTCATATCGTTTCGAGCTATTTACCATAACATAACCGGAGAGACGACACTCTGTCAAG ACTCCATACCGTGGTCAGTGGCCCTGCAGGACAGATCGGTCCTCAGGTCTCTTGCTGTGGACCTTGGGCTGCTGGCTCTCTTCACCGCACAGCACAGTCTGCTCGCCTGGTCACCCGTCAAACAGGCCCTCCAGTCAGTGCTGGGGGCCCTGAACAGGACTGTGTACTGCTTCACTACTGCACTGGCACTACAG ATCTTGATACACTACTGGCAGCCTGTGACTGGTGCACCTTGTCTGTGGTCAGTGCGTCATGCACCCTGGAGTATCTGGTTCCCTGTGATCTGCTTCACTCTTCACTTCCTCTGCTGGGCAATCATCTGTAGCATCCTCATGATCTTTGATTATCCAGAACTTATGGGCATTAAGCAG GTGTATTACGAGTGTCTGGGTTTAGGTGACCCTCTGTGTCACAAGTCACCCCGTGCACAGCGCTTTCTCTCTCACCTCCGCCACCCGGTGTGCCTGGAGCTGTGCGTGGTGCTGTGGCTCCTCCCGACCTTGTCCCTGGACAGGCTCCTGCTGGCGGGGACTCTGTCGACCTATCTGGCCCTGGCACACTCTCTGGACAAACAGGATTTAGCCTATCTCTGTGTCCAGCTTAACAGCAAGGTGCAGCTCTTTGCAGAACCATGCTGGGGCGGCCTTGACGCAACCAGTGCGGACAACAGTAACTACAAGGACAATTAA